One window from the genome of Oncorhynchus clarkii lewisi isolate Uvic-CL-2024 unplaced genomic scaffold, UVic_Ocla_1.0 unplaced_contig_3629_pilon_pilon, whole genome shotgun sequence encodes:
- the LOC139402259 gene encoding uncharacterized protein — MPSLLEQPKSVVMAPFPKKRALSKGSDVNSPSNTDSSSDRCPPEEDVAAKSTRSQSEENENHQCKKRHLSLSEGGDPDDVNPSTNTNILSNGGPPEEDMDANSTSKGIEIPQRGSPSPANINFPDQSMDLPNQVENKLRDTFDLLQTKDCIYLKITWAFLTGDVFVAIPEPNNIENMENKPPIISHTKELLLEETKIMLENEEQLQNTTFSIYSLNSPLQMIGHKITDLAELNKYGITTIFTDCLTENQNIPKHFENISEFLDKYYSIQKKGCKQKFDTQHAWAFIESPCGGEPVFVGFFKLEDCKKMGRNLNIHTEKLLLEKVS; from the exons TAAGAAGAGGGCCCTGTCTAAGGGGAGTGATGTGAACTCTCCCAGCAACACAGACAGTTCTTCTGATAGATGCCCTCCTGAGGAGGATGTGGCTGCTAAATCAACCAGATCCCAGAGTGAGGAGAATGAGAACCACCAATG TAAGAAGAGGCACCTATCACTGTCTGAGGGAGGGGATCCTGATGATGTGAACCCTTCCACCAACACAAACATTTTATCGAACGGAGGGCCTCCTGAGGAGGATATGGATGCCAATTCAACCAGTAAGGGGATTGAGATCCCGCAGAG AGGAAGCCCCAGTCCTGCAAACATCAACTTTCCAGACCAGTCAATGGACCTCCCAAATCAAGTTGAAAACAAATTACGTGATACATTTGACCTTCTACAAACAAAAGATTGCATTTATCTTAAAATTACATGGGCATTCTTAACTGGTGATGTGTTTGTTGCAATTCCGGAACCTAACAATATAGAGAATATGGAAAACAAACCTCCAATAATTAGTCATACCAAAGAGTTACTTCTTGAGGAAACAAAAATAATGTTGGAAAACGAAGAGCAATTACAAAATACAACATTTTCTATATATTCGCTCAACTCTCCTTTGCAAATGATAGGTCATAAAATAACAGATTTAGCAGAACTGAACAAGTATGGCATAACAACGATTTTTACGGACTGTCTGACGGAAAACCAAAACATCCCAAAgcattttgaaaacatttctGAATTTCTTGATAAATACTACTCAATACAAAAAAAGGGTTGCAAGCAAAAGTTTGATACGCAACATGCATGGGCATTTATAGAGTCACCTTGTGGTGGAGAACCGGTTTTTGTTGGCTTTTTTAAATTAGAAGATTGCAAAAAGATGGGAAGAAATTTAAATATTCATACCGAAAAGTTACTTCTTGAGAAA gtatcctga